The Candidatus Zixiibacteriota bacterium genome includes a window with the following:
- a CDS encoding ABC transporter ATP-binding protein, which translates to MSAADAYHEEEALGKAYDARLMKRLLTYIRPYRKWVALAVVLLLITSSFQIALAFLTQVAIDDYITPGKLSGLFTMAMIYLGVIVVGFFASYAQLYITAWLGQKVQHDIRMQVFSHLQRLHLGYFDKNPVGRLVTRVTSDVNVLNEMFSSGVVTVIGDIFMLALIIGALLYYNWKLALITFIVVPLLVGATFLFRARVRDVYRLVRLKLARLNAFVQEHITGIKVVQLFVKEKRTFEQFDEINRDLRGAHFRSIYYYAVFFPTVEVIGALSLALLLYYGGFQIEAGLLTFGELVAFIQLVERFYRPIRDLSEKYNILQASMASSERIFRLLDTPPAFDGPKEDVATGEFKGRIEFENVWFAYNENEWVLKDVSFTVEPGEKVAIVGATGAGKTSLMSLLYRFYDYQKGSIRIDGVDIKNWPVDRLRSHLALVLQDVYLFSGDYAANVRLRNETITDDQVRTALSRVGFDRFLTEAPDGIHTRVRERGATLSTGQKQLLSFARSLAHNPDILILDEATSSVDTETELLIQSALDELLKGRTSIVIAHRLSTIEKADKIIVLHHGQLREMGKHHELLQQRGIYYRLYQMQYKKQAAPPTG; encoded by the coding sequence ATGAGTGCAGCCGATGCCTACCACGAGGAAGAAGCGCTCGGCAAGGCCTACGATGCCCGCCTGATGAAGCGGTTGCTGACTTATATCCGACCCTACCGCAAATGGGTGGCGCTGGCGGTGGTGCTGCTGCTCATCACGTCGTCGTTCCAGATAGCGCTCGCTTTTCTGACGCAGGTGGCGATTGACGACTATATCACTCCCGGCAAACTTTCCGGCCTGTTTACCATGGCAATGATCTATCTCGGGGTGATCGTGGTCGGATTTTTTGCCAGTTATGCCCAGCTTTATATCACCGCCTGGCTCGGGCAGAAAGTTCAGCACGATATTCGCATGCAGGTGTTCTCGCATTTGCAGCGGCTGCATCTCGGCTATTTCGACAAAAATCCGGTGGGGCGACTGGTAACGCGGGTTACCTCGGATGTCAACGTGCTCAACGAGATGTTCTCCTCCGGGGTGGTGACGGTGATCGGGGACATTTTCATGCTGGCGCTGATTATCGGTGCTTTGCTCTACTACAACTGGAAACTCGCCCTGATTACGTTCATCGTGGTGCCGCTGCTGGTCGGGGCGACCTTTTTGTTCCGGGCCAGGGTCCGTGATGTCTATCGTCTGGTCCGGCTCAAGCTGGCGCGGTTGAACGCTTTCGTACAGGAACATATCACCGGCATCAAAGTAGTCCAGTTGTTCGTTAAGGAGAAACGGACGTTCGAGCAGTTCGATGAGATCAACCGCGACCTGCGCGGAGCGCATTTTCGCTCGATTTATTATTACGCGGTGTTTTTCCCGACCGTTGAAGTGATTGGCGCCCTCTCGCTGGCGCTGCTGCTGTACTATGGCGGCTTCCAGATCGAGGCCGGTCTGCTGACTTTCGGCGAACTGGTGGCGTTCATTCAACTCGTGGAGCGGTTCTATCGTCCGATCCGCGATCTCTCGGAAAAATATAACATTCTGCAGGCTTCGATGGCCTCATCGGAGCGGATTTTCCGCCTGCTCGACACCCCGCCGGCATTTGACGGACCTAAGGAAGATGTTGCAACCGGTGAGTTCAAAGGTCGCATCGAGTTTGAAAATGTCTGGTTCGCTTATAACGAAAACGAATGGGTGCTCAAGGATGTCTCGTTCACGGTGGAACCGGGCGAGAAGGTAGCGATTGTCGGCGCGACCGGCGCGGGGAAAACCTCGTTGATGTCCCTGTTGTATCGGTTCTATGATTATCAAAAAGGCTCGATCAGAATCGACGGGGTGGATATCAAAAACTGGCCGGTCGACCGTTTGCGCTCGCATCTGGCGCTCGTTCTTCAGGATGTCTACCTTTTCAGCGGCGACTATGCCGCCAATGTAAGGCTGCGCAACGAAACGATCACCGACGACCAGGTACGCACGGCCTTATCGCGAGTCGGGTTCGACCGCTTTCTGACCGAGGCCCCGGACGGCATCCACACCAGAGTCCGGGAACGGGGGGCGACACTTTCGACCGGACAGAAACAGTTGTTGTCGTTCGCTCGTTCGCTGGCCCATAATCCGGACATTCTCATTTTGGACGAAGCGACCTCATCGGTTGACACCGAGACCGAGCTGTTGATCCAGAGTGCGCTCGATGAGTTGCTCAAGGGGCGGACCTCGATCGTGATCGCGCATCGGTTGTCGACAATCGAAAAAGCCGATAAAATCATCGTGCTGCATCACGGTCAACTGCGTGAAATGGGGAAACATCATGAGTTGTTGCAGCAGCGGGGGATTTATTATAGACTGTACCAGATGCAGTATAAAAAACAGGCGGCCCCGCCAACCGGATGA
- a CDS encoding GIY-YIG nuclease family protein — translation MDRKKELKEQYRQMKPPMGVFQIRNLVNNRVFIDSGPDMKARWNRHRFQLNFGSHPNKTLQEDWTKQGEKEFVFEVLSELEWKTDGSEDYHEELQTLLDMTLDELNLDEGLIYR, via the coding sequence ATGGACAGAAAAAAAGAACTCAAGGAACAGTACCGCCAGATGAAACCGCCCATGGGTGTGTTCCAGATCCGCAACCTCGTCAACAACCGCGTCTTCATCGACTCCGGCCCCGATATGAAAGCCCGCTGGAACCGGCATAGATTCCAACTCAATTTCGGCAGCCACCCCAACAAGACCTTACAGGAAGATTGGACCAAACAAGGAGAAAAGGAATTCGTGTTCGAGGTTTTATCCGAGCTTGAGTGGAAAACCGACGGCAGCGAGGACTATCACGAGGAGTTGCAGACGCTCCTGGACATGACCCTAGACGAGTTAAACCTCGATGAAGGTCTCATCTACCGATAA
- a CDS encoding fibronectin type III domain-containing protein has product MRKHTSSILVLTTLSIVIASLLIILSCGDDNDITGPADSIAPARINDLSVEVIGEGAAIKLYFTAVGDDSLSGTAKSYRLYYSNSPIEESDWQDANFLDLAAKPPVAGQRDTVVTDRLQPNRGYFLVLQVCDEAGNCSLVSNMVICYTSSRGYWHLPAMITDLVVTDVNLSSVQLTWTAPGADSIWGLVNEYEVHYGQDSAAVSSGDSAQILRLTEQNAACGELVSYWVRDLLPEEDYWFTVVALNRYGMSSQPSNMRQVTTVYWPDTIPPARVTDLRVIDSSDARLTLAWTATGDDSLTGLAYSYELRWSYAPLSDSNWSAANLLIFSDDPSMPGETDTVRTDRLSHQMEYFFGVRLCDEGGLCSGISNVLQHRVMWDDATPPAPVTDLRVIDSSDARLTLAWTATGDDSLTGQASSYEVRWSYAPLSDSNWSAANLLIFSDDPSMPGETDTVRTDRLSHQTEYFFGVRLCDEGDLCSGISNVLQHRVMWDDTIPPAVIDDLRASQAGRGEIEVRWTAPADLPDGGAVVAYDLRYSTEPIDESNFASCTRIETGTPGIPGTEEGLVVTVVDAYCNYYFAIRSVDEYDFLSAVSAPAYVSYEPEGLTLDWPELPDSLGVDRVLSFAMTHDGGTLVLFRPTWLESHDADIALLKVDADGGLVWQRTYGGAGYDDGVGILRLSTGYVLVANTESYGAGDKDVWLVWIDESGNVTQTKTIGDELTQYATQCDVSPTGGFAVGGVSSTIPGAFVTGLDNSGAIKWTKEHTLGQECLGQRGSESIYGIDFNPLGDLVYSIQSDYYQGHPSPGTGEWVCESYSAAHLMLVPPGGIPASIFSGSGYLDAPVFIKSVSYSGGSTWLFHYYDRYFYIYNPYGELFCWDESGSLVWKEPAPQGYAGAVALGSSQVIAVVADAHTSVLQLISYPTNGGGYDLAINVGSSVQAGGIAINEANDIVVAGSALKDGVRQIFIFRVER; this is encoded by the coding sequence ATGCGAAAGCACACCAGTTCTATCCTCGTCCTCACCACCCTTTCAATAGTCATTGCCAGTCTGCTTATCATCCTGTCTTGCGGTGATGATAATGACATAACCGGTCCGGCTGATTCGATTGCTCCAGCCCGAATCAATGACCTCTCGGTCGAAGTGATTGGCGAAGGGGCAGCAATCAAACTGTACTTCACGGCAGTCGGCGACGACAGCCTTAGCGGAACGGCCAAATCATATCGGTTGTATTACTCGAACTCACCGATCGAAGAGTCGGACTGGCAAGATGCGAACTTCCTGGATTTGGCCGCCAAGCCTCCCGTAGCGGGCCAGAGGGATACGGTTGTTACAGATCGACTTCAGCCGAACCGGGGATACTTTCTGGTGCTGCAGGTCTGTGATGAAGCCGGGAATTGCTCGCTGGTGTCCAACATGGTCATTTGTTATACTAGCTCCCGTGGGTACTGGCATTTGCCGGCCATGATCACCGATCTTGTCGTGACTGATGTCAACCTTTCCAGTGTGCAGTTAACCTGGACGGCGCCGGGAGCCGATTCGATCTGGGGCCTTGTCAACGAGTACGAGGTCCACTACGGCCAAGACAGCGCAGCAGTGAGCTCAGGGGACTCGGCTCAGATATTGCGTTTGACGGAACAAAATGCGGCGTGCGGCGAATTGGTGAGTTACTGGGTGCGGGATTTATTGCCGGAAGAAGACTACTGGTTCACGGTGGTAGCGCTGAACCGCTACGGTATGAGCTCCCAACCCTCTAATATGAGGCAGGTGACCACGGTCTACTGGCCGGACACGATCCCCCCGGCGCGTGTGACTGATCTGCGCGTAATCGATTCGAGCGACGCTCGATTGACGCTGGCCTGGACCGCCACCGGTGACGACAGTCTTACGGGTCTGGCGTACAGCTATGAATTGCGCTGGTCCTACGCGCCGTTGTCCGACTCGAACTGGAGCGCGGCCAATTTGTTGATCTTCTCCGACGATCCTTCAATGCCGGGGGAAACTGATACGGTGCGGACTGATCGACTGTCTCACCAGATGGAGTACTTCTTTGGCGTACGCTTGTGCGATGAAGGAGGTCTGTGTTCGGGGATTTCGAACGTTCTTCAGCACCGGGTTATGTGGGATGATGCCACACCGCCGGCGCCAGTTACCGACCTGCGCGTCATTGACTCCAGTGATGCCCGTCTCACCTTGGCCTGGACCGCCACCGGCGATGATAGCCTGACAGGTCAGGCGAGTAGTTATGAGGTACGCTGGTCCTACGCGCCGTTGTCCGACTCGAATTGGAGCGCGGCCAATTTGTTGATCTTCTCCGACGATCCTTCAATGCCGGGGGAAACTGATACGGTGCGGACTGATCGACTGTCTCACCAGACGGAGTACTTCTTTGGCGTACGCTTGTGCGATGAAGGAGATCTGTGTTCGGGGATTTCGAACGTACTTCAGCATAGAGTAATGTGGGATGACACGATTCCACCGGCAGTGATTGATGATCTTCGTGCCTCGCAGGCAGGCAGGGGGGAGATTGAAGTCAGGTGGACGGCTCCGGCTGACTTACCCGACGGCGGGGCCGTCGTTGCTTATGATCTCCGATATTCAACTGAACCGATCGATGAGAGCAATTTCGCGTCCTGCACTCGCATAGAGACCGGAACACCCGGTATTCCCGGCACCGAGGAAGGGCTGGTGGTGACCGTGGTTGACGCCTACTGCAACTACTATTTTGCCATCCGCAGTGTGGACGAATACGACTTCCTGTCGGCGGTATCCGCGCCAGCCTACGTCTCTTATGAACCGGAAGGTTTAACTCTGGATTGGCCGGAACTCCCCGACAGCCTCGGCGTAGATCGGGTTCTCAGCTTCGCGATGACTCACGATGGAGGAACTCTGGTGCTGTTCCGACCGACCTGGCTGGAGTCTCACGATGCCGATATCGCCCTTCTCAAGGTTGATGCGGACGGAGGGCTCGTCTGGCAGAGAACATACGGCGGTGCGGGGTATGACGATGGTGTGGGGATACTGAGGCTTTCGACGGGCTACGTGCTCGTGGCAAACACCGAGAGCTACGGCGCCGGAGACAAAGATGTCTGGCTGGTGTGGATCGATGAATCGGGAAACGTAACACAGACGAAGACCATCGGCGATGAACTGACTCAATATGCGACCCAATGTGACGTATCTCCCACAGGTGGCTTCGCAGTGGGGGGAGTCTCAAGTACGATCCCCGGAGCGTTCGTGACAGGATTGGATAACTCGGGAGCCATCAAATGGACCAAAGAGCATACGTTGGGACAAGAGTGCCTCGGGCAACGTGGCAGTGAATCGATCTATGGCATTGATTTCAACCCTTTGGGTGACCTGGTGTATTCAATCCAGAGCGACTATTATCAGGGTCATCCCTCGCCCGGTACCGGCGAGTGGGTTTGTGAGTCTTATTCCGCTGCCCACCTCATGCTCGTGCCGCCGGGCGGAATTCCGGCCTCGATCTTCTCGGGCAGCGGCTACCTTGATGCTCCGGTCTTCATCAAGAGTGTGTCTTACTCGGGCGGCTCGACGTGGCTTTTCCACTATTATGACCGTTACTTCTACATCTATAATCCGTACGGAGAGCTTTTCTGCTGGGATGAAAGCGGGTCTCTTGTATGGAAGGAGCCTGCGCCGCAGGGATATGCCGGTGCTGTTGCTCTAGGTTCGAGCCAGGTGATCGC
- a CDS encoding inositol monophosphatase family protein, with protein MKNVMDGAIALSINKTQKRDIAKFVDELARGAGQILKAGFSKSKKVRYKGRIDPVTQFDVKAEKFITSRIAAKFPDHAVMAEEGSDTAARSPWRWVIDPLDGTVNFAHGFPVYCVSIAVQYEGGTVVAAIFDPERDELFSATAGGGARLNGRKISVSEETKLGRSLLATGFSYSVATDRKNNLGLFARMVKTAQAVRRPGSAAIDLCWLASGRIDGFWELKLHPWDTAAAILIVREAGGKVSRIDGSPYDIFAKDILASNSRIHAQMQRALTGRTEKQVK; from the coding sequence ATGAAAAATGTTATGGACGGAGCGATAGCATTGTCGATAAACAAAACGCAGAAACGAGATATTGCAAAATTCGTAGATGAACTGGCCCGAGGAGCGGGACAAATTCTTAAGGCCGGATTCAGCAAGTCCAAAAAGGTCCGCTACAAGGGGCGGATCGATCCGGTGACGCAGTTCGATGTCAAGGCGGAGAAGTTTATCACTTCGCGCATTGCCGCCAAATTCCCCGATCATGCCGTGATGGCCGAAGAGGGCTCCGACACGGCGGCCCGTTCTCCCTGGCGCTGGGTAATCGATCCGCTCGACGGGACGGTCAATTTCGCTCATGGTTTTCCCGTCTACTGTGTGTCGATCGCCGTGCAGTACGAGGGGGGGACGGTCGTGGCGGCGATTTTCGATCCGGAGCGCGACGAGCTGTTTTCGGCAACGGCCGGCGGCGGGGCGCGTCTCAACGGTCGCAAGATATCGGTCTCGGAGGAAACGAAGCTCGGTCGTTCTTTGCTCGCGACCGGCTTTTCGTACAGCGTAGCCACCGACCGCAAGAACAACCTCGGTCTTTTTGCCCGCATGGTTAAAACCGCCCAGGCGGTACGGCGACCCGGCTCGGCGGCGATCGACCTCTGCTGGCTGGCTTCGGGGCGAATTGACGGTTTCTGGGAGCTTAAACTTCATCCCTGGGACACGGCGGCGGCGATTCTGATCGTGCGTGAAGCGGGGGGGAAGGTCAGTCGGATCGACGGCTCCCCGTACGATATCTTCGCGAAAGACATTCTTGCCTCCAACAGCCGGATTCATGCCCAGATGCAACGGGCTTTGACGGGGCGAACGGAAAAACAGGTGAAGTGA